In Syntrophorhabdaceae bacterium, the sequence CTCACCTACCCTAAGGAGGCCTTATGAAGGCGAGTCCGGAAGTCGAAGCGGCAGTTCTTGAAACCTTGAAAGATTCCTGGGATGCGTACAGGAGGCAGGAGACGGACGAGGTCCTCTCCTATTACACGGTCGATGACGATCTCGTTGCCATAGGGACCGGGGCCGACGAGCGGTTTACGGGCCGGGAGAGCCTTAGGGCAGGACTTCTTCGCGATTTTTCCCAGGGCCATGAGGCGAAGCTGGTGATTACCTGGGCCTCGGTCTCCCAGTCAGGCAATGTGGCCTGGATAGCCGCCCAGTGCGTGACCGAGGTAAATCTCGGGTGCCAGACCGCGAAAATCCCCGCCCGCCTCACCGCGGTCATGGAGCAAAGAGGGGAGAGATGGTGTATCATGCAGACCCACTTTTCCCTTCCCGGCGGCGCCGCCGCACCGACCGTCAGGTCCTGCGAAAAAGGCTGGTAAGGCTTTCAATCTTCAAAAGTGGCGGCCTTTCCGCTCCTTTTTCATATTGACTTGCTGCCAGGCGCTCACCTCCCAATTATCTTTGCGCTCATGGCGCCTTGCCCATGGCGGGAGAGGGAGACAGAAATAATAGGAGAGGGAATGGACGTAGGGCTCGTACATGTCCCGAAGCTCACCCAGCTTTTTCTCAAAACCGGCCCCCGTATCTATTGTTTCGTCCGGAGATCCCTCATGTATCAGGCTATCTTTAAGTATCGCCAGCTCTTCGGGGGTAATACGGTCCTGTGCGGGTACCGTGGGGGGGAGGTTAAAGACGATGGCAAGGTCGACCACCGTGTGCCTGGCCATGGCAAAGGTGAGTCCCGCCTGGTTTCTGCAATCCTCTTCATCGCATGAAATGAGCAACGCGCTGATGTCGAGGAC encodes:
- a CDS encoding nuclear transport factor 2 family protein yields the protein MKASPEVEAAVLETLKDSWDAYRRQETDEVLSYYTVDDDLVAIGTGADERFTGRESLRAGLLRDFSQGHEAKLVITWASVSQSGNVAWIAAQCVTEVNLGCQTAKIPARLTAVMEQRGERWCIMQTHFSLPGGAAAPTVRSCEKGW